DNA sequence from the Odontesthes bonariensis isolate fOdoBon6 chromosome 18, fOdoBon6.hap1, whole genome shotgun sequence genome:
CAAGGTATGTTTGTTTGGCAGTGTTTCTcaaaatttgtgtgtgtgtgtgtgtgtgtgtgcgcgcgtgcacgtgcgtgcatACACAAGTGTGTGTCTCTTACAGTGTGATGTCCCAAAGCTGCCATGATATCTGCCAGCGTTTGAGAAACACTACCCAGGTTGCCTCTTGTCTTGTGCCTGCGCCTCTTTGGCGCTCGCCACTCCAGCCACATCTTATGCTGGATGACACCGCCTCCGTTGCCATGGTTACTCTCCAAACTGTTGCCAAGGTGACTACCAGATGCATTGGACTTGCTGGGATCAAAACTGTGGACCTCGCATCGTAGCTGCAATACAGTTCTCAGAAAGTCTGCATCTCCTCCATCCATGCTGGAGAGACAAAGACAGGGAGGCAGGGGAGCACGGAGGTGGTTTGAAGATGATTGCATGCATGATTAAATATGCATTGCATTGCTTATTCCAGCTGTGTCAGTGATAGGaatgcacaaacacaaaagtgggataagTGCATGGGATACAGACATAGGGACGCACCTGAAGGAATATGCAACACACGGTCCATCTGCAGCTGGGAGGAGCCAGTCCTCAGCACACAGCAGCCAGTGAGCTGAAGCAGCAGGGAGCTGTGCTGCCTGAGCCTGCCCTGGAGATAAAACCCTGGAGCAATTCAACTGGGGGTGGACAGGAAAAGAGTGTCACATGAGATGGTCTGGATAAAGGTCTGAGCATTAAAATTCAAATGAGAAGAGAGAAAGTTAAGGAAAAAGTGGTTTCACAGTTAACCTTGTGGAATTTGGGAAGATGATttcagacagagactgctgaGTCTAAGTGAGCCAAATTATGTTTTCGCAATattcattttggacattttgACTTATACGCAgcactgagcagttgtagaatgtcaaacaaaaacagaacaataTTCCAGGTTTAACTAGTGGACGACAACTTTCCCTCTCAGTTCCCAGCACTTGGCGTTGCATAAGTCTCAGCTCTTGTTTGGGAGTTTCCAGTCTGGAGCTGAACATCTTTACGGGCGCCAGATTTGGCAGAATTCTGCTGCCAGCATATTGACAGCGCCTGACTGATCATATTACTGCTATGTTAACCCCCACGCTAGTCTGAGTTGTAGAAGTAGTttctaaaagagaaaaaaataaaaacttttttttattgattgctGTGAAGACTTGGCAAGATCTAACTTTTGGCTGCAGAATTTTTATGTCTCTTCTATGATGGAGAGTAGCTTGAAACCTTTAGGGAAGGAGTTTTATCTAAATGTTGGACAAGTGGTTAACCTTAGGGGAAGGACGTCCCCAAAAGACTCACAAATTCAAGCTGTCACAAGACGTGATTATAAAAACAGAACAGTAGAGGAAAAACTCAAATTCTGTTTCTCAAcggtatttttttcttcttttcagttTTACCTTTCTGTTAGTTGTTTCTCACGAAATGCAGGATAAAGTTTTGAAATTTCTCTGCATGTGAAAATTATCCAAATGAGTCATTCTTAGGAGGACATTTGGGTACGTTGTCCGCAGCTCTCTATTATTTGCAGCTTGTTAAGATGAGTGATAAAGCAGACAATTCACAAAAGTTTTAAGCCAAGAAGTTTTCTGGACAACTCAGTCCTGTTTGTGAGACATTAAAATATGTAGCGATGAATTTGGATGTTttatgacactttttttttgtatttattgctTCCACGTAGAAGACCCTTTAGAGTAAGATATTTTAATTTGACAACACTGTGTATGAGATGATGTTCTGTGTAGCCTACCTGCGGCCTTGTGATGTACATGATGAAACGATTGAGTTCTGTGGTGAAGGACGGCTTGTCCGCCGCCCACAACTGCACCTCCACTGCTCTGGGTCCCGCCTGGGAGCATGCATACACACCGTATATCAATATATAGAAACTACAGTGTAAGAAGTGCCAACAGATCCAAGGGAATTTGGATGGAGGGTGAATAATGAATAGACATGACAGTAAGTGTGATGTGAGTGCTGAGCAGAAAGGTCACAGTGGCTGACCTCAGGCTTGCTGGTATTTGCCCGAGGCTCTTTAACATACACAAACACTAACTCAGACCCGTCACTCCACTCCAAACAATGAACCCTGTGGTCACCATGACAACCTCTGtggagcgggggggggggggggggggggtacactAGAATGAGTCAGAGAGTTTTAGCCTTGGgcagataaagaaagaaagagtgagagAAGAGAAAGGGAGactgaaagacagaaagaaagagactGAAAGAGGGTGTGAGGAGTGAAGGGAGGTAGGGTTTGGGGTTAAGAGCGGACAgatacacccacacacaaatcCACAAACACAGATGGATGCTGAAGCACCGTGCAACCAAAGGGCACAGACAAAACACAGGGCAGCTGTCATCTCTCTCTGGTCTGGGGTCAGCACTGTGCTTGCCCTTtgccctcacctgttctgtcacGTCGATAATAATTCACAGAGCTGTGCACAAAGAGGCCAAACATAAAATGGATGAGCACACCATCAAGAGCTTTACATCTCTTGATGGGGGGCTTTTTTTGCATTCTGCAGCAAAGCAGGTAAACTGCACAATCTCTGCATCTGCATCAATGGATTTTGAAACAATGGGCCTCTGGGCACAGACGTCTGTAAAAGGCTCCCAACTTGTTCCAACAGAGACCACAGCACCCTGGCTGTTTGGTGTTGGCTTGTTTTGTGTGTCCAACTGTGTGTCATCGCAGTGCAGTTTTAGTTTAACAGAAATTTACCATCTCTTGATGGTAAATTTCTcctggttgttttgtgtctcaaaCTGGTGatttttttcagtctctttgcGCTCACAGGCATCTTTTGTGGTTTAGTCTCTTTCTCTGTCAAAGGACAGGTTTTAAAAAGCCAACTTCTTGTCTTTAAGCATCAAAATGTCTTGGGCATCCAGACCCCTCAAGTCCACTGGGACAGGTTTACACAGTAAAGCCGCTTTTAGTTTTTATGCTCCCCACCTGTGGAACAGGCTTCTTGAAGTGAGAGCAGATAAAACTTTAAGCTTGTTTAAATCAGGTCTTAAAGCATTAATTCCAACACCTTTTAAGGAAATTGGAtatgattatatatatatatatatatatatatatataaaaaagtatTCTTTAGCTgaatgttaataaaaaaaaatgtccacacAATTAGCTGCATGGGTAagtgtttcctttttttgttgcaaATCTATTCTTTTCATTGGTTTGCTGTTGCTTTTTTCAGTATGTGATGTTCTTTGATCACATTCGACATATTcagcttctttatttgtttttgtacaGTAAATATGCTGTGCAAATAAACCCGCCGTGCCTTTAGGCTACTACTAGAGTTTAAATTCTGTGCATATCACAATGTGTGCAAAGAAAAGTAATAtggcaaaagtaaaaaaaaaaaaaaaccatctgTAAACATGAATCCTTCTGTGGGTTACTGTGGGTCAGAAGGATATTTTGTGTCAAAAGTGTGAGTCCACACTCACAAGTGTGATTCGTCTGTGTCAAAAATGTGACGTAAgcactcagaaacacctcagTTCAACTTTATACAAACCTGGCGCTCGTGCCTCTCGTTCTCATCCTCATACGCTCGTGCCCCCACCCTCATTTCCccgtcctcctcctcttcctcctcctcctccctttccACACCGGTTCGATGGGACTGGGCCTCACGTTGAATTGAGCTCCTCTCCGGTTCGATGCTGATAACGGAAAACGCGACCGCTCCGTCCCGCTCCTCCGCCCCCACCCACAAGCGCGCGGCTCCAGGTAACCGCGAGCCGACGACGAGAAGCTGCAGGGCGAGGAGAACCGGCGGGATTAAAAGCAGAGGTATTGCCGAGCGGAGGGAGAAACTACCGAGGCCCCGCATACCTCCTCAGTGGCGGCACCGGGGACCGGCGAACATCTCCGGCGCTTTTCCTTGTAATTCAACTTTTTCAGCTCtctcctttttctctctctctctctctcgaggGCAGTGAGGAAAGTCCCAGCTGagtcctcctcctgcctccacgacctcctcctcctcccccccagGGGGAAAGTTGTGATGACGAAGCGCATTCCTCGGTCACCGGTGCCCTTCTTAGAGACAgtcgttttatttatttgtttatttatttatttatttttaccccAAATGAACTCAGGGTTGACAATGGACAgaagtgtgaagaaaaaaacagcttcCTGACAGTTAGTAAGCAAACAAACCGAAGCCTCACACTAGAATGTCCAAACTAACAGTTGTTGGTAGGTTTTGTTCATACATCAATCACGGACTTGTTAGTCCTCTGCCAAACTGCTAGGCCTAAAAGCAGTGACTTGGACATAGCTCAACTGATATTTCTGGTTGCTAATTATCATCAATATTTGAATAAGTAATAAAAACGaccaaacaaagaaaatagagcAAAGGCACTGAGTGGTTGTTCAGATTACCCTAATAACCCCACATTAGATTACAGGACTGAGTTAAGATGCTTTAATTTGATATTTTGTGCGACTTAGCCTCCTCTTTATATCAGATGGAAATGATTTGATTTATCATGGGCATGGACAGAAGCGCAGGCCTTCCTTTCTCAGGTCTGGCTTTATCTTGCAAAAACTCAGAAACAGACAGAGTTCCAGTGACTATAAAGAGACACGCAAAAAAATGACCAGTGTGATCTTAAAGAAAAGGTTCAAAGAGGTGTGGAAAatctaaaagaaataaataaggcTAATAAATAAGACTTAAAAATGATCACAAAAGCTCAAAGACAGTTCAGATCACAAAAAAACACCCCGAATGATCCTCGAGAGAATAACATTTACGATGAAAAGCAACAGAAGGATCCATATGACACACACAGTGACCAAGTGTGTGATGGGTATATCCATGTCTGTGCCCATAATCAGTCAATGTACTGAAAAGATACCATTTCTCATACACTAACATTATGATTAGTACATAATGATAGTATAAAAAACACTGAGTAAAGTTGTTTAAGTAACTTGACCAGACCTGATCAGAGCATTATCTGCTGTTTCTACACTGTAATGAGCACTTTTCATGCTGCAAATGCATTTAGAGTTATCTGGATTTGTCGTATTTCGTGTTAGGTGTGCTGCGTTTAAAGGTGGACAAAAACTTTTTAGTCTTCTAAAAAGCAGTCAGTGATCAATACAGCTACCTCTTCTTCAAAGTCAGCCCAGCGCCCTCCTTTCACGGTGACAGTTTCTTGACGTGTTTACAAACAGCTTTCAATGAGGTAGCAACCGCAACCCCCCCATAATACTGTCGAAAAgggggtgtgttttttttccctccaccataaatttcatgtttgacACAGACCACGGACTCTTTAGGGTTTAAATCAGGTGACAAAAAGAGCGAGGCCATTATTCAGCCGTCTTTGAGATCTTTGTTGGCTGGCAAAACGTTGGTGGAGATGGAAGCGCAGGACGAGCACTGCTCTTCTGAAACATCTCAGTGGCCTTGTGTGCTGTGGACTTTTTCGTGTAAGTCTAGTTATAGAAAGTAACTCCAGAAAACTGGCAGCAGGTTTGGGAGCAGGTTTTCAGTCCGTATTCGGTGCAAAAATGCCCAACGAGCTTCTCTTTATTATAGCAACCAACACCAGTACCCCTCCTTTACCTTGTTGGCTCCTGACTCAAAGAGTTGCGCGGTGATCAATCAATGATGCAGCAACAGTCCATCAAACTGTCATCAGGGATTCCTTGGCCTGTTCTTGACATTTCAACCTTTGAATTTTATTCAGCGGTAGTCGTATTTCAGCCTTCTTTACCTTGACTGTGTCTCTGACCACTTGGCACCATGTATTTCTGGACACTTGTGTTGGGTGGCAGACCTGGAATATGTTGGCACTGGAGGACGATGAGTTCTCGCCAGCTTTACTGTGAAATGCTCGCAAATAATTTGCAGTTTATTTGAGCCTCCCGCGTGCACTTCAGTGACCCTGTTGATGATTTGCAAATTTGAAGATGCTCAACTGGCCAGAGGTCGCGCCTCAGTAGATCAAATAGTTTAGTGTTGCATCTGTCTGAAAGGCACCGCACTATTTCTAATTTTCATTACCGGTTAAGTATCTTTTGAGAGACCTTAATAAAAGCAGACCAAGCTCCTCACCTCATGAAAATGGCTGTAAACCGAGAAGCATTCAGTTTGGTTtggaaagagaaaaaatgtGCATAAAAGTAACGGTAAAGTCAGAATGGTTCCGAATGCAGTATGAAATCTGCATTCATGAGAGAAATAATATGTAGCTCATAAAATACTGTCCACTACAAAAAGTCTTAAAATCTGCAAAATGTTCAATTTTAACTGCTTTTAGCGGCTACTTAAGGATAAATATTGGCCGTCGTTGAGAAATAATGGGATGTCGTTTTGGTTCCAGCTGGCTATGATTTTGTTAAACACTCTCGTGCAAATAAGATGGTGAAATTCTATACAAATGCAGCGCAACAGAGAAGTCTGAAGGCGAGGGGTCGCTCTGCACCCTCCCCCTCTCTGTCTGTCATGTAATGTTGTTGACAGAACGTGTCCCCCTCCGCCATACAGTGGAATGTCACAGCAAACACATTTCCTCCGGCCATGTCTGAGTCTATTTAGTCAGCCTGTTGACAAACTGTACACAATCTGCAACCCGTAAACTTCCCCCATCTGCTTTTGTTCTCTCGCTTTCTCTGCGTCTGTCtggcacacacacagtcacacaagcTGCAGATGTACAATATTTGCTGTATAACAGCATGTTTCTCTCCGAGGACATGAAACGAGACCGGGGTCCTTTTCAGTGAGCTCTCTGGTACCACTAGCCTTTACTTTGTGCTTCGATTCATTTCCTTATTTGGATTGCAAAATGCTGAAACTACAGTATTgggctttcttttgtttttttttgtttcagtggCTTTAAAGCCTCGTCAACACCCTTTTTCTGATTTCCTTCTTTCAGTCTGGTTTCTTTTCCCTCGAACACATCTTCCACCCCTCTGCTCGTCATCCATTCCTCTCCTCCCCTCCCTTTCACTCCCTGTCGAATTGTGTCCTTGACTGAACTCACTCGCTCACAGTCCCAGACTGCCTGGGCAAAGCCCAAGACTCACGGAGGCTCTAAATCACACGCACACTCAAACTTGATCCCACCACTCCTTATCTGTTTAAGAAGCTGCACGCCACAGACACGATTACCAATGGCAAGAACATAATGTGTATTTAAATATTTTGCACCTCAGATACATACATGATATGTAACAGAcagatatacattttttttcatcacaaaaaccaccAAACAACACAAGACCACAGAAAAAGAAGGGAGAGAGTGAAAGAAAGAATGAGGCCCCGTCAAGACTTTTGGCGTCACGGGAGCTTGACTCCTTTTGACCCCAGCAGCACtcgcacacacccacacacacacacacacacacaaacaatatGCACACAAACGCACAAATACATGCACCACTGCAGTCACACAAATGTGTCCTCTGCctcacattcacacacagaaaacaaagtCTCTTTGGGGCTGTTGTGTAATTTCAATGTCTCTTTCCCTTGTAGTTAAAACAGCAAAACACAGGATGTCGAGTCTCCATGCTGCAGTCCTCCCCCCCTCAGAGCAGAGAAACCACAGCAGAACGCAGATGATGGGCCCTCAGAGCGCAGAGAGGCCCCCTGGCTTGGAGCGGGAGTCATATGTACAGATGCTGGTATTTTAAGAGCACAAACTGATCAAGTCCACTTTTCTCTTGAAGGACACAACACAAGGAGTGCACAGAGCAGGACATTTGCTAGGCTCATGGTATTCAAAAAGTTGATTTGGGCTCAGATGCGGCTCAGGCTGGGGCACAGGACAGTTAGGTGATTTGAGTGCAGAACACGGTTGCTGGTTTAGCAGAGGAGGGGAAGTTCTGAGACAACagagaagagaaacaaaaagaatTGAGAGAAAGCAGCGCTATCCCAGTTTGTCTGTGCTGCAGATGCACAGAAAAGAAATGGATAGATTTGGTGAGATACTGCATGTGTCACAGACGGACTCAAAGGGATGTGGAAATGGTTTCGTCTCTGTCCATGAGCGTCTGGTATTCATCTGTCGGCTCCTCTTAGCTGTTCCCACGTTCCAGTGCAGAGAGTGCTCATGTATGATTTTATGTGTATGGGTTAGGTAGTGATTTCATCTGCGCATGCGTGTCTGTTCATATGTGTGTTTGCATTTGCttctgtgtgtatttgtgcgtGTGCATGCTTCAGAATGTGAGTTGATCTTGATTGTCAATGCCGGAGAATTAAAGCTTTACTGTCCAAAGCTGGCAGCTAAATTCTCACCCTTCACATCACAGTCTCTCTCAAAGAAGAAGTCcccttaaattaaaaaaaaaaaaggaaaaatgtttgCAAATCTGTAAAAGCTTGGATTGAATGCACCTGAAAAAGATaacaaagagagggagagaaaaagagatgaGACGAAGAAAAACGATTAACATGAGACAGTTCTTACTTTAATGAAAGCACACTTTCCTACAAGCAAAGGCACATCTATAAGTAACTGTTATTGCTCTGTTGCACATAGTTATTTATGAACTTTTTATTAAATAAATTGCTGACTCACAGCTGCAATAAGAGAAGATTGGAAGAATAGTTTCGAAATTACAGCCCTGTAACATGTAACTccctttttttcaaatttctattttattattattctattatgttggctagaaataaaataaaatacaatgacCTCCTGCAGTCTGGAGCCCACGGACAACGATGGGCTTTCACTGTATCTGCTTTTAGTTGTTGTTCGAATGTGGGTCCTTCTGCCTGTGGTTTTGTCTTCAGCGAGTAAAATACTGCTTGACCAGGTTAAAAGCAGGTAACTGTTTTAGCCATCGCAGAGTGTTTAACTTCTTTACCATCAGCAGTTCCTTGGTTGTTTTCACATTATGTTTTGGATTGCTGTCCATGTTTACCGCAAATCACTGTTCAGGCAGCTTTGTAGGCAGTATAACCCAAGACTCCTCAGAATTCATCTGTCTTCAATTCATCTGCCTTCCAGAGAGATAGATAGAGAGATATATCCTATATTGTTGCTGTATATTAGTATACAATGAAATTCAGTCTCTAGCAAAAGCATTCACTTTAGCAGCTTAAGAAGTGTTTAGGAGCTGCAGTGACTATGTGCAATAGCATCTTCATGACCCTTCTTCTGTCATGTCATTAATAAACACTAGTGACCAAGTATCAGTGAAGGCCATCATCCTCCAGGTGTTGTATAGATGATGCTAAATGTTTGAGATCATGAGCAATCCCAGATATGAAACCTTTGAATTTTTTGCACCTTGTAGTAAACCTATTCACCTATTAATTTAAGCCACATGGGGCTCAGTGGGTGGTTGTCTTCCATCTGGAAGATTAGCAGTTCAATCTCAAGCATCTCAACCTCTTGATGTGTCCTCGAATAAAACACTGATCTTTGCCCAATATGTTAATATGTGTGTGACTGTAGCCTCGCTGGCCCTACACCGCAGTTTTACAGAGGTAAGTGCCCCCTTTTAGGTCATCTAGGTCCTCAACTAGGGCATTTTTGGGTCACTTGGAAAGCTATATGATaaccagtgttgggagtaacggcgtttaagtataacggcgttactaacggagtaatctaattatttactttccccatcgttacaacgccgttatcgttactgagaatataaagtggcgcgttactacaatttggttgtaggctttaggGTACACATCATttgcatgctgcctggagaaagcaggggtggggatgatgacaccgttgcaaatgcgatgatgattggctgtgtgggctgatgatgattggctgggtgagcggatgccctgctcacgctgtctcactgcacgcgctgactactactactactaaacacacacaacacagcgacaatggcgacgagccaggaagttcaaaggtagcgttctctaactggaagtaccagcactacttctcactcgtgaagataaaaggcaagaatgtttatgtaacatgcacgctatgcccagggaaaaaaactttatccacgtctgcctcaagtaactcaaatctaatgaagcacctcacatcaacccatgcgaatatgaagcacttgttgcttctgcagctgctaacccaaccccaagcccaaatgcagctagcatGAGCCCCAGCgcaggagacggagccactcgaaaacaaacaacactcgatttttggggtcagaaacaggtgaccaccatctccattttatattcaatatttatgtttttatttctatgcatcatatggcaggctgcaatctattgagttcaaataaataccgaatgttctaaatgactgtatatagtgtttttattcttcagtcagttaatataaacatatttgatgttaaagatgttatagaacgtaacagcgttatagaacataaaaaataacgccacagttactttgctgagtaactaattacttttacaatgtggtaaaagtaatccgagaccatggtcttcggccggaaaaggtcGGAATGCTCtttccgggtcgggaatgagatccttccccaagtggaggagttcaagtatctcggggtcttgttcacgagtgagggacgaatggagcaggagattgacaggcagatcggtgcggcgtctgcattgatgtgggctctgcaccggcccgtcgtggtgaagaaggagctgagccagaaggcgaagctctcgatttaccggtcaatctatgttcctaccctcacctatggtcacgagctgtgggtagtgaccgaaagaatgatatcgcgaatacaag
Encoded proteins:
- the LOC142367670 gene encoding putative methyltransferase-like protein 24, producing the protein MRGLGSFSLRSAIPLLLIPPVLLALQLLVVGSRLPGAARLWVGAEERDGAVAFSVISIEPERSSIQREAQSHRTGVEREEEEEEEEDGEMRVGARAYEDENERHERQAGPRAVEVQLWAADKPSFTTELNRFIMYITRPQLNCSRVLSPGQAQAAQLPAASAHWLLCAEDWLLPAADGPCVAYSFSMDGGDADFLRTVLQLRCEVHSFDPSKSNASGSHLGNSLESNHGNGGGVIQHKMWLEWRAPKRRRHKTRGNLGSVSQTLADIMAALGHHTVHFLYADLLSAEWRVFQNWIEEGTLQNIHHLVATVHLQWAGFEVGGTDEEVLRFWFSVLRGLQASGLKLVDSFAGEGHSVLKQTVANAHSSYTLSWVNTRH